DNA from Danaus plexippus chromosome 6, MEX_DaPlex, whole genome shotgun sequence:
CTTATGGGAAACTTGTCAATGCAGCTAAGTGTTTCAATAGTATCTTCAATAATAAAGATAGACCTAAAGAATTGAAGCGCATCGGCATGTGCAGTAtgaaaacactttttttaaatttgtaacagACCCTTGTCAATGCTACTCAAACATATCTTGGTTTTTATTGCATCTTTTGGCAAATACATATCTCAAATTTTGGTATAAGCTACAAATTTCTTAACACagttagataaaaattaagttttgtagCCTTTTCCTAATAAATAATGCACTTGCCAATAGAAAGGTTTGAACTGTCATTGAtacttaaatagaattttcaaatattataaaataaacgccCAGCACTTGTCCATCAGAGGAAAGTTTAGAACCTGTAACTTATGATTTACAACTCCgaccaaaaatatttctttttcagaACTAAGTAATCCCACAGACATGgtgacataataaaaacaatgtgttgactaataaaaataaacacgatATTAGCAGTTACTTCGCACGCGTCCTACTATGCAACATTCTGAAAAATTTCGATGGAACTCGGCGCGGATTGCTGTTATGCAATTTacgtgaaattttatttattatcaactaTTTTGACATGATTCACCCAAAATTAGAGGGTAtgctttgaaaatataaaactttaatttttctcgGACACCCTTATATAGGTAAATAACACGACAGCGAACATGACACCCTTTTTCTGTTGTCAccgtagtttattttaatatttattttttttaagttttaaagcGGGCGTTGGCAGAATAGACTTacggaatattttttcacgAGTTTAAAGccataagataataaatacataataatattaatttaagacacTTATATACTttagtcattttaaatatatttaataaaatataacgtacCTCAGGtcttttgtaatattgtttataactcTTTAATCCAATTTTAAGACTGGTATGTAACTTGTTCCATAATCTCGCGTCGGAGTCAATATTAACTCTTAAGTTAATCCATTGTTGATTATagctttgtttgttttgttcatACGGTGTAATTTTGGCtgcaaattcaaattttcaaaGTAACCTACACTGAAATACTAAAGACAAAGGTTGTTTTCGGAATAAGGGCTAGAAGTTAGACTGAAAATAGACTCGCCATAAGCTTATACGActcacaaaacatttttacttacctttttgatgtaaatacaaaatgtgACTGCAGGAATTATTTAGCCAGTCCAACCACATATCCAAATTTTCCGTGACATTGTATAATCCTTTGCACCAAATTCGTATACCGTTTTCCCTTGACTggtaatcttaaatatttaagttcaaATTAAGAATCTCTAAGGGAGGcgttaattatgatttttattagaagCCTAAGAATACCTATAAAGGGGTTATTTGTTGGAATTGAGTATTTAGTCCCACtcgattttatttcagtagttttatctttttttgcAACATCACGACTGGGCTTTTggtgtataattatttctggACGGATTTCAATACCAGACAGACGTGTCTCTGATAACATGTCACATCTAATTCTACGTATTCTGTCAATATCAGTTCCTACATTTCTGTTCTCTCTGTTTAATTCACATTGAATTTCTTTGTCAGTGCTCGTCacgttttctttatttaatttgtcggCGACTTTGTTTAAACTTCTAAGGGTTATGACGTTTTTTGTCTCATCAGAATTTTCTTCTACTTCAGTATCATCTtccatatttgaattaatgcGAGAAtcgttaattttttcttcGACTTCCATGATCTTACCTAACGATAATATAGATTTACTGACGGATACTGTAGCTTTAACAAGtgggaaaattaaattttccggCCACGGTTCATCCACATCacctatgaataaaatttcaacacttattaaaattactgtttaatacttatcatttatttaaaaatgtataaaactcaCTAAGCAAGTTATTATTAGGGGGTGCCAaatgtacattaatttttttttgtatgttgttTTCGTTTTGACCATTGAAGCTGTAAATAAGAGACGtagaatttttacatttatttttatatatcaaacaacTTTATTAAGGAAATggataaagatattattatcataccCAGAATCATTTAGTTGTCTATGTCCtgaatctgaaaatattaagttggAAAATTACTCATTTTTTTGGGTACCTTATAGATCACTCTACAGATTATTaccgatatttatattagaaaattttacttttttaagacTGTCTTCAGAAGTAGCATTTTTAAATGGCGATTTTCCTTCGGAGTCCTTAGTATTAACaagattattttctattgtGGTTAGGTTATTTGCTACGCCTGAATCTTTATTGTCAATTTTTATAGCGTCCAATTTATCTTGTGATAGTATCACATTCATTCCGTTTGCTTGTCCTTGTTTAGATGgaacatttattactttattgtcGTTTTCAACATCAAAGTTATGTTTCATTGCGTTCCTACCTTCTTGACtattttcaatactattaTTGTGGTCACTTTCATTTTTCTGAACATCATTAAATGCATTATTTGTTGGCCCTTTGTCATCGGAAGTAAGTTCTGTCAGATCAGTCCCAGTTTCTTTTATATcatcatttgtatttttttcaattattcgaACGTTTTCTTGatcagtttcattaaaatcgttTGCTACGATATTATCCATCCTATTATCTATGACGGATGGATCAGTCGACTCCAGATGACCAGATTTGACCAATTCCGACTGAtcattttcaatgtatttcaatagGAAATCTTTAATATCTCTTTCCAAACTTCCGGatgatatttttctatcaGCATCTCCTGTGTCGTCTAAATTATCGTCCATAGATATATGTAATGCTTCAATTTCATCCCGTGGTTTGTAATCatgaacatttataatattttctatgataTCGGATATTATATTTCCAGATTCATCTACATTTTCGTCACCTGAATGTCTTTCTGAAGGGGTTCCGTCGTCCTcgttactataataaatacatgaatCAGAAGATTTTGCACCCACACTCGAACTGCTAACGCTTGGTTCTTtgcaaagtaactgaaaaaattttgtattaaacaaatttgttatttttattttatttaaagttttataagtaatatgcTCTTACTATAGCGTTGTTAACAATTTCATCAATTATATCCCATATGTGCCCTTCTTCTTTTTCTAACTCTGTAATAccatagtaatattaaaaaagtaatatatgtgCTAAGGTAttgaaatgagaaaaatatctaatattaacCTCTGTAGTCTTccatcattaaattataatccgACTGCTCTATCACATCAGCTATCCAATTTGTTATctagaacaattttttttttaattaatgccaACAGTTTGTTTCGGTTCAACAATAAATtgtgcaaaaatataaattttactttagacACATAAGtaacttacaaaatttaatattaaatataagctaaattagtattattattgtaatttgttatcaatatgtatttttattgttatcaaatGCCGAcgatataattcaatttaccTTGTTTACAATTTCCTTCTGAATAACAACATCTTGTAGTttagacaatttatttttttggcaGAGAAATGATACTTcatcatttataatgtatgatATTGGCGTTAAGCTacaacagataatatatttaaaaactgttattttttatcctaATGTTGCGTTTACTTACCGTGAGCTCAAAGTCAAATTGCGCGGAGGTAATAGTCTTGCTATTATTTGGTAACCAAACATAgcacataataattttattctttccaTTTCCTTATTTTCTGGTACGTTTCGTTTACAAGGAGGCCTAGAGATTACATTGCTTACAGGTgacataaatttacattaacgacctaatatataatacctaCCTTGTGTTTATTCTTTTGTATTGTTTGAAACATCTGATCGCATCGTCTATGGGAACGATCGGTTTCTGATCCAATACAATTTGTCTCAGTCTATCCACCtaacagttatataatatatgaaaaatatatgggTTTCGTATgaaaatgttgtttaaaacttCATACGCTAAAATTTTACAGGCTATGCGACGACACAAATCTTTAAAAGGTTTTCATAATCATAGTTGGGTATGGTTAACTATCAGATTTGGTaacataatgtttaatttttgttgatcattgtaataataacatattttaaccaTATGTATAGGAAGAGTGTCCCACTTGCTCCTCCACGTTTCAATGCAGTATCGTTTGGAAGGTACGGCGAGTTCAGCGATCCGCATTTGGCATTTTCTTGTACCTTTGGaaggtttaatttttcttccctttttatttcttttctttctcaCGTGTAGAAAGTACAATTCGTCTTCTGATGTGCCCTTTCTAGAAATGACGAAACCATTCAAAAATGTTAGAATTGCGTAAGATTACATCTGTTTTTATAACTAGCCAACCTtggaatatttgtttttcgaTATTTCGAACACGATGGCTTATCGAAGTCTAGGTTTGCGAAACCATAATcataaattgaatttgtgCTGTTATTTTTAACCTTTTCACTTCTAACTTCTTTGCCCCTTAAAACTTCTTCGTGAATATTGTTACCCCAATGTTCAGTGAAATCTAATTCCAATGAATTTGGAGTGTCCATTTTCGTATACcactaaaaagaaaaatatgccTTTACTAAAAAGACaagcaataaaaacaaacccTGATTTTCAATAGATGTTAATGGCcccaaaattaattaaattatccatCTTTACGTGATTATCTTTTGGtaactgaaatttttattccatatgTGCTCAGATACAAAACTAATAGTATAGAAAATTGTAACAATGTCATTCTAAAAATCTATTAGGCTATgctgtttcataaataaaaacaggttagtaattacataaatttaccGGTTCGACTTATTACAagcaacatatttattattactccGATTGCATCCGTCCCAAAGCAATGATAACCATTGGTTGTTTCGGCGAAAATggagtataaaattatatttcataacgtTCAAGTtaagaatcatttaaataataaatcttgaatgcataaaatattgaCTGTTGTAGCTTCTTCAactttaataatcattaattaaactttgtttTGCCTTGAGCCCACCAGTGATTAATGGTGTAACCAACTGCGGTTGTTGTGTCGAAATGTATTCTGTCAAACGTAATTTATCCCAAGAGATGTTCCTTCTTTGATAGTCTTTAGAGGGTGGCTTCATATTACGCTTCATTAcccgcaaaataattttaaccgtTGTCTAATATTGCTTGATTTAAGATCGGACTGCAGGACATTTCCATTTACACTGTACAGAaaaattcacttttttttttaatgtttaatacttaaactaatttaattttcggCCTCGTTCcttctatttattatagaattataatcGATGGACGTGAAactgattaataaaatgttggcATTATCGCGCCATCTATTCGATCGATTTATTGACTCGttcgtattaattattatgtggGGTCTCCGAGTAAAATGATttcttataaactttatttttgaaacataatGGACTTGAACAAAATCTCGTCGTTGAGCCAAATGGCATTAGAAGTACTCAATTAAGGGAATTAAGATTCTAATTTATTCACACTTAAATCATGATGTctgatattaattgtataactGGCGACCATTtaagtcttaaaataattaaagtgaaaatgttaatttttttttaaataaatcaaaattttttaataataaatgtttaatatgcaattacatataagtttttcatttttgtttcaacCTCTGATGTTAACTCTATGGCAAAGTTAAGGAAATATGACAACACAGTAATAAAAACgtcaaaatactttataaatgcTGTTGTcaaacttgaaaataaaaacattcttcaTTCTACTTCGCGAGGCTCGCATTTATTGTATCgcaatatacaaaataacttcTTGTGAGAGtcagacataaaaataatacgacttattcattttattatttttttatacaatattgacGGTCTTAAATAGTTAAAGGAAGAAATCTTTGATTTTcggcaaaatatttatagtttttttttttattattatttttgaaacaaaagtgaatttcaaacaaaggattattgaaaaataataatgtggtCGCATTTAGAACGTGGCAGTTCTCCAGTAGATTGGTGTGAATCCAATTATTCTATATCGCCTGTAATAGCTGAATTTGTTAATACGGTgtgtgtttaatatttgtatgtaaaattaacagtTTAACGAATTTCGTGtggttcaaaatatttcttaaattttgcaGATAAGTAACATTCTATTCTTTTTGTTCCCGCCAGTattgatacatttatttcaagaaTATGCTAGATTTTTTAACCCAGCAATCAATGTACTGTGGGTGTTATTAATGGTGGTTGGTATCAGTTCTGCCTACTTTCACGCTACCCTGAGTTTAGTGGGTAAGTTATAATTCGTGtgctttttttaacataattaacaaGCTATAAGTAATACTTTTAAGacatctattaaatttatgatcaactgaaatgagaaataattattggttttgttaaaaaaaaatcttctaaatgatataaatagtgtttcttgatatttatatattataggatatcttaaataatctAGCTGTACTTTGTATTTCCCTTTTTCTATAACCaagtagttattattataaataatatctattgatatttttaaaactaaaagaatACAAaccaaaaagtttaaatttaatttaacttaattatattaataaaaactcaatagataatcatatataatttgtattttaggGCAACTGCTCGATGAACTGGCTATACTATGGGTTTTCATGGCAGCCTTTGCTATGTTCCTACCAAAGAGACATTTCCCCAGATTCTTGGGGGGTAATAGgtgagtttaaaattaaatactatgtTTAGCCTCATTTATGGTttgttttagtataaaatttcagGAATTGTTTAAATCATTCAAATCAAAAGTTAGTTgagcatttaatttaaataaagtctggttattgtaagaaaaaaaggTCTTGATCTCGATGAGACCGGTTTTCTggtttgatttataattaaacatatgatactttgtgacaaaaataatgttgcaACATCGAAAAAATCTAATGTAAATTGTACATGGtattaaaatagttgtaaatataaagcCTTGGAACAACTTGTTATTTAATTGCAATGGAATGAAAAGAAAGGCAAATGGAATGATCTTTTTcaaacaacataaaatttatccgaagaaactataataaaaaaaaacacatttattttattgcttgaATATCTATGAATTACGAACTAATTTTTCTAtgtaacataaacaaaatattaaataatttttaagtattgtaaattaatacgtaacaaatatatagaactggaaaaaacttaaataaaaaaaaatattttatcgattCTAGGAAATTGATATTCAAAGATTGTTTGGAATACCAAAGGAAAATAGTCAATGAaagatttgattaaaaaaccGACTTTACTGCCAAAcaccaattaaatttaaaatatttacataaacggAAAGCGATGAATTCCAATTAATTTTccgaaaaaaattatgcttcataattcaattaaaaaaacgttaagttttacaaaaagagaaaaaaatatattacacacagaaattatacagataatgtaattatatatttaatttaaatggaaagGTTTTTTCgatcgtatttaaaaaaaaaaaaactctaaaaGGTTCGTTGGACTCAATGTGGGTCTCGAAATGTCCATCCTTTACGAGTTGTTAGATTTAGAAAGAGATAAGATGAATTCATTCAAAAGTTAATTgagatattattaacaatccTCATACTCCAAACGTGCGTctcatttttttacatatcttagaatctttaaaaaaatgtatttagtattgtataaataaaaaaaaacttcataaaaaaaaatatattttaaaaggtacGAGGTTTGATAAAAAGCTAGATTAGAgggtaatatgtataatttcaaaataaaaatagcaacCAAATACCTTATCCGGTACGCTTACACAAGCTTGCAGTCACACTAGATACGAAGCGTTACgcgtttttaaatcaataacctatgttaataataaacgaAGATTCAGGATTGGAACAGTTTGCCTGCCTCTGTGTTGCCATCGAGCTATAAGAGAAGGCTGAATAGGCTAATACTGTGATAGTGCGTCCACCTACGGCTTAATTTCCACCTTCCAGCGGGTGGAAAATAAGTCAAGCACTATCCAGTCGTAGTGAAAATAAAGAAgatttatgaacaaaaaaattgtttattctaCACATATTGTGATACAAACTTAGAGTAAGCCTACAGAATAATGTAACTCAACGTTGATTTTGTTTTCACACAAGCAAATTCATTTTGCAGTaggtacatacatatgtttacaCACAACGAAGGAGCTGAGTGTaggtatatactatatatgtacAGTGGCTAGAATGCGTAAGATCTACACATatagcattatattttttgatagtaacacatttatttccctcataagtatttttttaacgttctCGCCTCCAGTGAGCAAGGTGTCCAAGGTTGTTCTATTAAACCTCCCAAGTATCGTATACcctgtaattaaaatgtattaacagACTAAATGATgaatatacataaacattagactaaatatttttactagcTCTGCTCCCGACTTCGTACGCGCGGAATAGctgtttttatgattatttatataaataaagggaatttctaaaataaagcCAAACTAAGTTACTGCTTATCACATCAGCCATCATCTGCCagttaatatcttaaatagtTACAAAACTTTTCAGAGTTAACCTGGAACAAATGAACAGtcagacaaaaattatatagtctATTTTTTGGTATAGTTGACGTTATAGGATCATGACcataaatatacgtataataaGAATGCATTAATGCAAGAAACAGACAGTCTAATTTTGTTTGCAAAAAGAAGTTACTTCCTGGAATGCGAGTTATTAGTCTAGGGAAATAAAGTCAAAGAAAGACCGTGAAATGACTGAGACACTCAACACTAGTGTTTTATACGGTGCTACTTAAACACGTCCGATGTTCTAGTAGACTTGAGAAACAATCTCATAAAGGTTCGATTCTAGCTTCTGTATAATAAAGttacgaaaaattttatataaaaaaaatgactcTCTATACATAGATAGTAtatacacacacgcacacatacatacatatgtgtgCGTTAACTTGGTATAAAAATGTccaatatattatcatttttttttttgtatgaatgaaatataaaataatttaattctattcaaaTGTAACGGCTGCAGGAGTGTTTCTGAGTAACAATAACCTTgcgattttatataattagtttttagcACGAATAACATTAGTGCTGTGTTAATCagtgtgttttgtaatttgaaTTGCGGCCAGACCCTCATTGTACAGGCTCTGAAATatcgaatatataaaatgaatcaaattttaataaaaattaaacgttctttttttaaatttacaacatattagatttttataagaaaattgaaattgtACTAATAATCACGATGCGAACTTGTTCTAAGCACCAGTATGAAGTATCAAATACGAAATATTATGGTGCGCAATaaagtgtaatttaaaaatagatacaCGGTTACCTCGTTggtaaaaatttcatatggTTCGGtgcaattaaaaagaattcttTCTCAATTTCTTACGTAAATTCTAGAGTTCGCAAAAGGAATgttaaaagttattacaaaactaaattacGCCGCAAACGTTcagtcataatttaattttttttattaaatatgtattaatatttacaactaGGTTTAGGTGTCTTTCCTTTATTAGTAGTATCGTTTTTAAATAGCTGGAAGGTTTTGTGCCCGTgcgtaattattaaataatatgaaaaaaaaaaaacagaatctTTTACAGCCAGTTATATTTcgtcgttttaattatttttttatcgctCCCCTTCAATAAATAGGAACAAAAGAATTACTtttctttcataataattgATCAGATAATCTTACTTGAAAGATTAGTTCCCTGCTTTTAAATTTGACAAGTCtagtcaacaaatatttttcatatctaaCTTTTTTCTGCCTTTGAAAACTATGGAGGTGTCATTTGATTTGGAATATCGTgcagataatttatttaatataggaaaggcttacaaaaatttataaatatatatattttaaattaattgcccAGAGTACAATATTTTAGAGACATCTCTGATTCAAGCATAGCtgcaataaagtaaaaaaaaaaacttgagatttatttgaaaatacaatGCACCCATAACTGAGTATTTACTATTGACTGAGTTCCTTCAGTACGTTAAGTACATTTGCACTCATTTGTATTACGTtctaaaataacttcaaaacaaTGTGATGTTTTGTTTTCGAACACTCAAGCGTGTTAGCctacatttaaaaagataaggtcatataatattgataacagacagttttgtttgtgttttaaaagacgaaaattaaaacctttcttaatatctattaaattttcagaCGAGTACTGGCATTCTACTCGAGCGTGTTTTCGGTAGTCTCTACAGGCTTCCTTGTAATGCATCCAAAAGCTAACGCCTTCGCACTAATGATGCTCGCATTCCCGGCCATCGGGTTTCTGTGTAAAGAATTGAACaggtaatttacaaattatattgctggtttaaaaacatcaaacgaaataatattagcAATAATAGTACTAACGTTTGAGCTACATCTAGCAGCCGGTATACTTGACCGCATTTAAATTAGCGCGCAGTTCAATGCAACATTCAAATTAAGAACACATGTTGATGCATCTCGGTTTAAATCataactgaaattattttttatcatgccataattgaaatattttaaaataaaaaaaataaacaaaatatacattcaaaATAGAACAgccataattatatattaaatatatgtatattttatttattgatagagTAAAATGTGCCCGTGTGTATCGTCTCGGTCTACGCTGCGTCGCGGTGTGCTGCCTCGCGATATTCTCCTGGATCATTGACAGAATGTTCTGTGACGCGTGGCTCTCCATAGACTTCCCGTACATGCACGGTGTATGGCACATACTTATATTCATAGCTAGTTATACAGCGTTGGTACTGTTTGCATACTTCAACGTGTCCGAAGAAAGACCCGAGCAAAAACCCGAATTGAGATACTGGCCCAGGAACGACTTTGAACTGGGCATaccatatataactataaaacatCCGTGCAAAAAAGACAAACATCttgctatataatttttttttttctagctTGATATTacgttttagtatttttttgaatttggaaacatttttatagaaatattatctgTGTTTTGACATCTTCGGCTTGTcaattgtcattttatttcaagtttgTGATTGATTTAGTTTTGctactacatattttattttaataatatgtaaaattttatattcacgaAATGACTACTAGCCTGAAATAAATGTAGTGTACAAAAtaagagaaataatttttgtagctaattaaataatgtaaattacaaaaacttcATGTATAATGTGTAGAAACGAATACTGAAAGTAAACGAGTCTGTATGCAAACGACGatttgacatatatattttttaataggtgattaaaaattttaattaattcaatttgtgCCAACCTGTGATGTTTTTATGACTGTTATTgtgcaattatttatatattttatattctagtgatatatttattagtaattttatatttatttaattttttttttgtattcttagTGCTAGTGATTTTTAACTGAGTTTtacatttaactaaaattatttgagaTTTACAAAAAGAGATCTTATGTGTTTATAGAAGTAGTTATAATCTTGGAGAACTTtgtgaaagaaaaatacagTAGTTTTTATGTccattttatctattttagcTTCTGATGTAGTTTTTGTTtcttgatatttttcattaaaaattaatatagcaGTGTTGCTTCACTTgatgtaacaaatatttatctagCGAGTGTTTTAAAGATCTTGAATCTGCGATTGCAGTAATTcttgacttaatttttttttctatacaaactttaattaatttgtgcAAGAATTGAAGCTTTTTGCTTTACTCACCCATTTACATTCTGTACAAAATTTGTATGAGATAACGTTTCCATATTTTGTGATGTT
Protein-coding regions in this window:
- the LOC116777908 gene encoding uncharacterized protein LOC116777908; this translates as MDTPNSLELDFTEHWGNNIHEEVLRGKEVRSEKVKNNSTNSIYDYGFANLDFDKPSCSKYRKTNIPRKGTSEDELYFLHVRKKRNKKGRKIKPSKGTRKCQMRIAELAVPSKRYCIETWRSKWDTLPIHMVDRLRQIVLDQKPIVPIDDAIRCFKQYKRINTRPPCKRNVPENKEMERIKLLCAMFGYQIIARLLPPRNLTLSSRLTPISYIINDEVSFLCQKNKLSKLQDVVIQKEIVNKITNWIADVIEQSDYNLMMEDYRELEKEEGHIWDIIDEIVNNAILLCKEPSVSSSSVGAKSSDSCIYYSNEDDGTPSERHSGDENVDESGNIISDIIENIINVHDYKPRDEIEALHISMDDNLDDTGDADRKISSGSLERDIKDFLLKYIENDQSELVKSGHLESTDPSVIDNRMDNIVANDFNETDQENVRIIEKNTNDDIKETGTDLTELTSDDKGPTNNAFNDVQKNESDHNNSIENSQEGRNAMKHNFDVENDNKVINVPSKQGQANGMNVILSQDKLDAIKIDNKDSGVANNLTTIENNLVNTKDSEGKSPFKNATSEDSLKKVKFSNINIDSGHRQLNDSGFNGQNENNIQKKINVHLAPPNNNLLSDVDEPWPENLIFPLVKATVSVSKSILSLGKIMEVEEKINDSRINSNMEDDTEVEENSDETKNVITLRSLNKVADKLNKENVTSTDKEIQCELNRENRNVGTDIDRIRRIRCDMLSETRLSGIEIRPEIIIHQKPSRDVAKKDKTTEIKSSGTKYSIPTNNPFIDYQSRENGIRIWCKGLYNVTENLDMWLDWLNNSCSHILYLHQKAKITPYEQNKQSYNQQWINLRVNIDSDARLWNKLHTSLKIGLKSYKQYYKRPEIQLTRSYRSHQPQRKEQQYQTERICTCTPALRVPLDPRAVHL
- the LOC116777921 gene encoding alkaline ceramidase; protein product: MWSHLERGSSPVDWCESNYSISPVIAEFVNTISNILFFLFPPVLIHLFQEYARFFNPAINVLWVLLMVVGISSAYFHATLSLVGQLLDELAILWVFMAAFAMFLPKRHFPRFLGGNRRVLAFYSSVFSVVSTGFLVMHPKANAFALMMLAFPAIGFLCKELNRVKCARVYRLGLRCVAVCCLAIFSWIIDRMFCDAWLSIDFPYMHGVWHILIFIASYTALVLFAYFNVSEERPEQKPELRYWPRNDFELGIPYITIKHPCKKDKHLAI